One window from the genome of Penaeus monodon isolate SGIC_2016 chromosome 4, NSTDA_Pmon_1, whole genome shotgun sequence encodes:
- the LOC119570159 gene encoding transmembrane protein 179-like: protein MGLNNVLVLSQVTTYIIAFLLSLCIIIPISYHLSDFRGHCLLFSRGNWSETDGQLEVSWGSQAFCDYNISWASISLFIALVQSYKCIVQLCTGGESTFLSAFVDVVMSIVMSFAALAGALIITIGYQIWCNTIMLRFEACEDATQNDIDRKDEIHTRMFYTHFGTAQFGAWTLWVCWVGLAMFSWLKLWKYHQQENIRVSMARERARLVRDRHVRLTE from the exons ATGGGATTGAATAACGTGCTGGTGCTGTCCCAAGTGACGACGTATATTATCGCCTTTTTGCTGTCGCTTtgtattatcattcctatttctTATCATCTGAGTGATTTCCG AGGCCATTGCTTGTTGTTCAGCAGAGGGAATTGGAGTGAGACAGACGGGCAGCTGGAAGTCAGCTGGGGCTCACAAGCCTTCTGCGACTATAATATCAGCTGGGCCAGTATTTCTCTCTTCATTGCCCTCGTTCAGAGTTACAAATGCATTGTCCAGCTGTGCacaggaggagagag CACATTCCTGAGTGCATTTGTGGATGTTGTCATGAGCATTGTGATGTCCTTTGCCGCCCTCGCAGGAgctcttatcatcaccattggcTACCAGATATGGTGCAACACAATCATGCTGCGTTTCGAGGC GTGCGAAGATGCCACACAAAATGACATTGATAGGAAAGACGAGATACACACTCGCATGTTCTACACACACTTTGGAACGGCTCAG TTTGGAGCATGGACTCTGTGGGTCTGCTGGGTTGGATTGGCAATGTTCTCCTGGTTGAAGCTATGGAAGTACCACCAGCAAGAAAACATCCGCGTCTCCATGGCCAGGGAGCGAGCCAGACTTGTCAGAGACAGACATGTTAGACTCACAGAATAA